A genomic stretch from Sulfobacillus thermosulfidooxidans includes:
- a CDS encoding NCS1 family nucleobase:cation symporter-1 produces the protein MTHPSDETLYKYNADLAPVKASQKTWTAYNFLTVWMGMVHNIISYEVAGGLILLGMSAWEAIFTIIVGNLILLVPMLLNGYQGTRLRVPFPVLIRSSFGVKGAVIPVILRAIVGIGWFSVQTYFIATIFNSLLALLWHGWTHIGGSFNFLGMNLTGWITFMLSWFLNVLILRHGMNSIKRFEAWAGPLVLILALGLIIWSVRVSHGFGPLFHQGAHFPKGQSLSTVFVPALTGVISSWATLVLNIGDFTRFSETQRAQIVGQSLGLPGTAIVFSFMSIMITSGSLVAFGHAIWNPITLLTHFHNIVILALGGFALVIATISVNVSANIVSPAYDITNLFPRHLNFVSAGIVAATLAIFLMPWKLMQNPTTLFTFLGAIGGLLGPVAGVMIADFWMIHHRRIQVMALYQRHGAYTYWHGFNLRALAALGLGVSTSALGYFNMSLHWLYSYSWFIGLGLALVVYWGLSRIWPANAQELSSTNKIINAALSNE, from the coding sequence ATGACACATCCGTCAGATGAAACTTTATACAAATATAATGCCGACTTAGCTCCTGTGAAAGCGTCCCAAAAAACCTGGACGGCATACAATTTTTTAACTGTATGGATGGGGATGGTGCACAACATCATTTCCTACGAAGTGGCAGGCGGTTTAATTCTCCTCGGAATGTCGGCTTGGGAAGCCATTTTTACCATAATCGTGGGAAATTTGATCCTGCTCGTTCCGATGTTGTTGAATGGCTACCAAGGCACTCGCCTGCGCGTGCCCTTCCCTGTCCTTATACGCTCCAGTTTCGGCGTAAAGGGCGCGGTAATTCCCGTTATTCTACGGGCCATTGTCGGCATTGGGTGGTTTAGTGTACAAACATATTTTATTGCGACGATTTTCAATTCGTTATTAGCGCTTCTTTGGCATGGATGGACGCATATAGGAGGCTCCTTTAATTTTCTGGGAATGAATTTAACGGGATGGATCACATTTATGTTGTCATGGTTCCTAAATGTCCTGATTTTGCGCCACGGCATGAATTCGATCAAGCGCTTTGAGGCGTGGGCTGGACCGCTCGTGCTGATATTAGCTTTGGGCCTCATAATTTGGAGCGTGCGTGTGAGCCATGGATTCGGTCCACTTTTTCATCAGGGTGCCCATTTTCCTAAAGGACAAAGCCTATCGACAGTTTTTGTACCGGCGTTGACTGGAGTCATTAGTAGTTGGGCAACATTGGTCTTGAATATTGGGGATTTCACTCGCTTCAGCGAAACCCAACGCGCACAGATTGTCGGTCAATCGTTAGGCTTACCGGGCACAGCGATTGTGTTTTCGTTCATGAGTATCATGATTACCTCAGGAAGTTTGGTTGCCTTCGGCCATGCCATTTGGAATCCTATTACCTTGTTAACGCATTTTCACAACATTGTGATCTTAGCTTTAGGCGGTTTTGCGTTAGTCATTGCAACCATTTCGGTTAATGTGTCGGCAAATATCGTTTCGCCCGCCTATGACATTACCAATTTGTTTCCCCGCCATTTAAATTTTGTTTCAGCTGGTATCGTGGCGGCAACTCTGGCAATTTTTTTGATGCCATGGAAACTGATGCAAAATCCGACAACATTGTTTACATTCCTGGGGGCAATTGGTGGACTGTTAGGGCCCGTTGCTGGGGTGATGATCGCAGATTTTTGGATGATCCATCACCGTCGAATTCAGGTCATGGCACTCTATCAGCGCCATGGAGCCTACACTTATTGGCATGGATTCAATTTACGTGCGTTAGCCGCCTTAGGACTCGGCGTATCCACCTCGGCCCTGGGGTATTTCAATATGTCCTTGCACTGGCTTTATTCGTATTCCTGGTTTATCGGCTTAGGTCTCGCGTTAGTGGTCTATTGGGGACTGTCACGGATATGGCCTGCTAATGCACAAGAACTTTCCTCCACCAATAAGATCATCAATGCGGCTTTGTCTAACGAATAA
- a CDS encoding proline iminopeptidase-family hydrolase: MEGQTRIVPVRSRYHVWTRQVGHGSIPILLLHGGPGATHEYLECFSQYLPLDKYTLYFFDQLDSYYSDQPGNPELWTVEGFVDEIEDVRRALNLSQFYLLGQSWGGLLAIEYALKYGAYLKGVIISNMVASIDSYVQYLNTLRRQLPQDIQDALERYESMEAYQDSQYQELVLQHLYTKHLCRLDPWPEAVTRSLSRMNTKIYEYMQGPNEFVVTGTFKDWNRWQDLHHITIPALVIGGRYDTMDPAALEKMGKMIPQGYSVICENGSHMAMWDDPETYYPAVEEFIASCETANFS; this comes from the coding sequence ATGGAAGGACAAACCCGTATTGTTCCCGTACGATCTCGGTACCATGTTTGGACCCGGCAGGTAGGCCACGGCTCCATCCCCATTTTGTTGTTGCATGGAGGACCGGGGGCCACTCATGAATACTTGGAATGTTTCAGTCAATATCTTCCCTTGGATAAGTATACGCTGTACTTTTTTGATCAACTTGACTCGTATTATTCTGATCAACCCGGAAATCCGGAATTGTGGACAGTCGAGGGTTTTGTTGATGAGATCGAAGATGTGCGCCGTGCTCTCAATTTGTCGCAGTTTTATCTTTTAGGCCAATCATGGGGAGGTCTCTTGGCTATTGAATATGCCTTGAAATATGGAGCCTATTTGAAGGGCGTGATTATTTCTAATATGGTGGCCAGTATTGATAGCTACGTACAATATTTAAATACCTTAAGACGTCAACTTCCCCAAGACATTCAAGATGCCCTAGAGCGTTATGAGTCTATGGAAGCGTATCAGGATTCTCAATACCAAGAACTCGTTCTTCAGCATTTGTACACAAAGCACCTGTGTCGGCTCGATCCTTGGCCTGAAGCAGTAACACGCAGTCTCTCCCGCATGAATACAAAAATTTATGAGTATATGCAAGGGCCTAATGAATTTGTTGTAACCGGAACATTCAAAGATTGGAACCGGTGGCAAGACCTCCATCACATTACGATTCCTGCTTTGGTCATTGGCGGCCGATACGACACCATGGATCCAGCTGCTCTTGAAAAAATGGGGAAAATGATTCCTCAAGGGTATAGTGTCATTTGTGAAAATGGAAGTCACATGGCGATGTGGGATGATCCCGAGACTTATTATCCCGCAGTTGAGGAATTTATTGCGAGCTGTGAAACAGCTAATTTCTCCTAG
- a CDS encoding PucR family transcriptional regulator encodes MTVQDLLQLLPSSFIKVAAGLGGLDREVKLVGIMDAPDIGDWVKPGEFLVTTGYPLHSDVDRFCELIIHLAQAGCAGFGLKMRRYWNEFPEEVRALAKELRFPLIEIAPTINLADIVDAIHIAQKSEATAYLGGSLSLSEFLLRLRNGHLSYAQIRYWANEYRIDLNQPIVAFELKHPMINELPIGRCFEEVFGPDVIVHHTMEQSNLSVGFMSFPHRLTTSLIFNDIPWQWGTLYLGTHGLSLFDYGSSARKAEVTRYVGSVIRPHARVVTYDDIAPFATLRTSLDVERAHSIVEKTILPIAEYDQQHHTDWLPTLAAYFDMGKNAQEAAQVLNTHKNTVMYRLNRIQEHFSWDLSDMPTTFKLYLGLLFYRLQHLPVD; translated from the coding sequence ATGACTGTACAAGATTTATTGCAACTTCTGCCGTCATCATTTATTAAGGTGGCGGCAGGTCTTGGAGGCCTCGACCGGGAAGTTAAGTTGGTGGGCATTATGGACGCCCCAGATATTGGGGACTGGGTCAAACCCGGAGAATTCTTGGTGACAACTGGATATCCCTTGCACAGTGATGTAGACCGATTTTGTGAACTGATTATTCATCTGGCCCAGGCAGGTTGCGCCGGTTTCGGCTTAAAAATGCGCCGGTATTGGAACGAATTTCCCGAAGAGGTCCGGGCATTAGCCAAAGAACTCCGTTTCCCGCTCATTGAAATTGCGCCAACGATTAATCTGGCGGACATCGTCGATGCTATCCATATTGCCCAAAAATCTGAAGCCACAGCATACTTAGGGGGCTCATTATCCCTGTCTGAATTTCTTCTGCGCTTACGCAATGGTCATTTATCCTACGCCCAAATTCGTTACTGGGCAAATGAGTACCGCATTGATTTAAATCAACCGATTGTCGCGTTTGAACTCAAACATCCCATGATTAACGAGTTACCCATTGGGCGATGTTTCGAAGAAGTGTTTGGGCCCGACGTGATTGTCCATCACACCATGGAACAATCGAATTTGTCGGTTGGGTTTATGAGTTTTCCTCATCGCCTGACAACAAGTCTCATCTTTAATGATATCCCCTGGCAGTGGGGCACCTTATATTTGGGGACTCACGGTCTCTCGCTGTTTGACTATGGTTCGAGCGCGAGAAAGGCAGAAGTCACCCGCTATGTCGGGAGTGTCATCCGTCCTCACGCTCGGGTGGTGACTTATGACGATATTGCTCCCTTTGCCACGTTACGAACGAGTCTTGATGTTGAACGAGCCCACAGCATCGTCGAAAAAACAATTTTGCCCATTGCTGAATATGACCAACAACATCACACAGACTGGTTACCGACCTTAGCAGCTTATTTTGACATGGGAAAAAATGCCCAGGAAGCAGCACAAGTCCTCAATACGCATAAGAATACGGTCATGTACCGACTTAACCGGATTCAAGAGCATTTTTCCTGGGATTTAAGTGATATGCCGACCACTTTTAAATTGTACTTAGGATTGTTATTCTACCGTCTTCAACATTTGCCCGTGGATTAG
- a CDS encoding bifunctional metallophosphatase/5'-nucleotidase — MPTRRITIVQQNDSHGYLWSHPELFWTVPSPSFKQGIGGFAKTAHIVQELRKRENVLFVDGGDVFHGTGPVVLSQGAIVPPLLKAMDIDVMVPGNWDFAYGPEKLLQLILESDVPALALNVRDSHGNGFLPPSMVMDLGDVRLGLIGLTYSEESQSMPQKFSQGLTFDLDIPQVSQAVSHLRENEKAEIVIVLSHMGLPADLQLARDVPNIDIILSAHSHDRLHRLMKVNGTLVMQSGANGSFLGILSFTVNAQGRLDDIAHQLLTLENVDEDKNIVDLLQQLLEPYQESMAEPIGQLGTPLHRMTVLDAPMDDVITDAYLAYSEADVAFSHGWRYGAPIIPGVFTQGDLYGMLPTNPELFSTELDGATLHDFLEKNLENVFASNPFHQKGGYVVRSAGLIMAFRSYNPKGHRIEYLAVNNQEVKMRKIYRVVSAGPQGLKGIDVPRHSLNIQAHDVVRDYFKRHKPVTVSNSQRVIAL, encoded by the coding sequence ATGCCAACTCGGCGTATAACCATTGTGCAACAAAACGATAGTCATGGGTATCTTTGGTCTCACCCCGAATTGTTTTGGACTGTCCCCTCTCCATCTTTTAAGCAAGGGATTGGCGGATTTGCTAAAACAGCCCATATCGTACAGGAACTGAGAAAAAGAGAAAATGTATTGTTTGTTGATGGAGGAGATGTGTTTCACGGCACCGGACCCGTGGTTTTGAGTCAAGGAGCGATTGTTCCCCCGTTATTGAAAGCCATGGATATTGATGTCATGGTACCCGGGAATTGGGATTTTGCCTACGGCCCCGAAAAATTGTTGCAATTGATCCTTGAAAGTGATGTTCCGGCTTTGGCTTTGAATGTTCGTGACAGTCACGGCAATGGGTTCTTGCCGCCCTCTATGGTGATGGATCTAGGTGACGTACGCCTAGGATTGATCGGGCTCACGTACAGTGAAGAAAGCCAAAGTATGCCGCAGAAGTTTTCGCAAGGATTAACTTTTGATCTCGATATTCCACAGGTTTCACAAGCCGTGTCTCATCTTCGTGAAAACGAAAAAGCGGAGATTGTAATAGTCCTTAGCCACATGGGACTCCCAGCGGATCTGCAACTTGCTCGGGACGTGCCCAACATTGACATTATCTTAAGTGCGCATAGTCATGATCGACTCCACCGGTTAATGAAAGTGAATGGTACGTTGGTTATGCAGTCGGGTGCTAATGGATCGTTTCTGGGGATTCTCTCTTTTACGGTGAATGCCCAGGGCCGGCTTGACGACATTGCGCATCAACTTTTGACGTTAGAGAATGTGGACGAGGATAAAAACATCGTCGATCTGCTCCAGCAGTTATTAGAACCTTATCAAGAATCTATGGCTGAACCGATTGGTCAATTGGGCACACCACTACACCGCATGACCGTATTAGACGCGCCGATGGATGATGTGATTACGGATGCCTATCTGGCATATTCTGAAGCTGATGTTGCTTTTTCCCATGGTTGGCGATATGGAGCCCCCATCATTCCTGGGGTATTTACGCAAGGCGATCTTTACGGTATGCTGCCCACCAATCCTGAACTTTTTTCCACCGAGTTGGACGGGGCAACCTTACATGACTTCTTAGAAAAAAATTTAGAAAATGTATTTGCCTCCAATCCGTTTCATCAAAAAGGTGGATATGTGGTAAGAAGTGCGGGGCTCATTATGGCCTTCCGCTCTTACAATCCTAAGGGGCACCGCATTGAATATTTAGCCGTCAACAACCAAGAAGTGAAAATGCGTAAGATCTATCGTGTGGTGTCGGCAGGACCCCAAGGATTAAAGGGGATTGATGTCCCTCGGCATTCTTTAAATATTCAAGCTCACGATGTGGTTCGAGATTATTTTAAACGGCATAAGCCTGTAACGGTGTCAAATAGCCAGCGAGTGATAGCTCTCTAA
- a CDS encoding ArsR/SmtB family transcription factor: MSALHEFKAELFRTLGHPIRLKILELLRTGEKTVSEIQHDLNIEASSVSQQLAVMRRGQLVDTRKSGTNVFYSVRDPLIFDLMDIARKIFENQVANMNSLLHEEERERT, encoded by the coding sequence ATGAGTGCATTGCATGAATTTAAGGCGGAATTGTTCAGAACATTAGGGCATCCAATCCGCTTAAAAATTTTAGAACTCCTCCGGACAGGTGAAAAAACCGTTTCCGAAATACAACACGATTTGAATATTGAAGCGTCTTCCGTGTCTCAACAGTTAGCCGTGATGCGTCGAGGCCAACTAGTGGATACGCGAAAAAGCGGTACGAACGTTTTTTATTCGGTAAGGGACCCGTTGATATTCGACCTGATGGATATCGCACGAAAAATCTTTGAAAACCAAGTCGCTAATATGAACTCTTTATTACATGAAGAGGAACGTGAACGGACCTAG
- a CDS encoding proton-conducting transporter membrane subunit, giving the protein MLVGLVLSGMILALLALMRRRTYGFTIVWGMTMVSVAVAGLFVHIGDNFLALSPLRSWFLMILGLGVSFSSWYRIGYEPEQRATTHNGSFWFVMFVTSMMTVIVAQNVWLFMTSWELMTVTSFFLVVSHPEREGVIPAGFVYLVMSQVSALCILLGLLLMGLNLHSMNFSDWYQGGVNLPPHIKLEIFSLLATGFAIKSGIVPFHIWLPRAHPVAPAPVSSLMSGVMIKLGVFGIIQFVLIDLGPLYKGTALALLAFGAISGLLGVLYALMERDLKTFLAYSSIENMGIIFLGLGTMALGIDTHQPLWISLGLIASLLHSLNHAIFKTQLFLAAGAVEKHTHTLNMDHLGGLQRTIPFIATGFLVGSLAISGIPPFNGFISEWMTLRALLEITQYLRGFTAIFFMIMAFIMVLTASLALLGFVQAFGVTFLGQARAKRAQCEVPQTMRWPIGILAGLALLIGIYPNPLFGIMARTDPHVILAVPFSVTRSLHAPVIAGMLALIIGVLVVISRPWDVTIRPRWACGRESKPSMQWTSASFTKAVRTTFALIYRPHRRLERIGLYARDFPEKLVYKGGTTPFWERYIYGPSYRWVWMISRYSTKIQAGPVRLYLTYLLATIGLMLWFVH; this is encoded by the coding sequence ATGCTAGTAGGGCTCGTGTTGAGTGGCATGATTTTGGCGTTATTGGCCCTCATGCGCCGGAGAACTTATGGATTCACTATTGTCTGGGGCATGACGATGGTGAGTGTTGCGGTTGCTGGTTTATTCGTTCATATCGGAGACAATTTTTTGGCACTGAGCCCTTTACGGTCATGGTTTCTCATGATTTTAGGTCTAGGCGTTAGCTTCTCCTCATGGTACCGGATTGGTTATGAGCCGGAACAAAGAGCGACGACCCACAACGGCAGCTTTTGGTTTGTGATGTTCGTAACCAGTATGATGACGGTGATAGTGGCTCAAAATGTTTGGTTGTTCATGACGTCATGGGAACTTATGACGGTAACTTCATTTTTCTTAGTCGTGTCTCATCCCGAACGGGAGGGTGTTATCCCGGCAGGTTTTGTTTACCTGGTCATGTCTCAAGTGAGTGCATTGTGTATTCTCTTGGGCCTGCTACTCATGGGCCTTAACCTTCATTCGATGAATTTTAGTGATTGGTATCAGGGCGGGGTGAACCTGCCGCCTCACATCAAGTTGGAGATTTTTAGTCTGTTAGCGACCGGTTTTGCTATCAAGAGCGGGATTGTCCCTTTTCATATTTGGCTTCCCCGAGCACATCCGGTGGCTCCGGCTCCCGTATCTAGTTTGATGTCCGGCGTCATGATTAAACTGGGTGTTTTCGGGATTATCCAATTTGTTTTAATCGATCTGGGACCCTTATACAAAGGAACCGCATTGGCCTTGTTAGCCTTTGGGGCAATCTCGGGTTTGTTAGGAGTTCTTTACGCCCTGATGGAACGTGATTTGAAAACATTCCTAGCCTATTCCAGTATTGAAAATATGGGCATCATTTTTTTGGGGTTAGGCACTATGGCACTCGGCATTGACACTCACCAGCCGCTATGGATTAGCTTAGGACTGATTGCAAGTCTTCTTCATTCCCTTAATCACGCGATCTTCAAAACCCAATTGTTTTTGGCTGCAGGAGCAGTGGAAAAGCATACGCACACATTGAATATGGATCATTTGGGCGGATTGCAGCGCACGATTCCTTTTATTGCTACCGGATTTTTGGTCGGAAGTTTGGCGATTAGTGGCATTCCGCCATTTAATGGTTTCATCAGCGAATGGATGACGCTACGTGCCCTCTTGGAGATTACCCAATATCTCCGTGGGTTTACGGCTATCTTTTTTATGATCATGGCCTTCATCATGGTCCTTACGGCTAGCCTAGCCCTCTTAGGATTTGTTCAAGCGTTTGGCGTGACCTTCTTGGGACAAGCTCGTGCAAAACGAGCCCAATGTGAGGTGCCTCAGACCATGAGGTGGCCTATTGGCATTTTAGCCGGATTGGCTTTATTGATCGGAATTTACCCCAATCCCTTGTTTGGGATCATGGCCCGGACCGATCCTCATGTCATTCTTGCCGTGCCATTTTCTGTCACCCGTTCTTTACACGCTCCGGTGATTGCAGGCATGCTGGCTCTCATTATCGGTGTACTCGTCGTCATCTCTCGCCCCTGGGATGTCACGATTAGACCCCGTTGGGCATGTGGGCGGGAGAGCAAACCATCTATGCAATGGACCTCGGCATCATTTACCAAAGCTGTAAGAACAACATTTGCCCTCATTTATCGTCCTCACCGGCGTCTAGAACGAATAGGTCTTTATGCCCGTGATTTTCCGGAAAAACTGGTGTACAAGGGCGGCACAACACCATTTTGGGAGCGTTATATTTATGGCCCCAGTTATCGGTGGGTTTGGATGATCAGTCGATATAGTACCAAGATTCAAGCAGGGCCAGTCCGCTTGTATCTGACCTATTTATTGGCCACTATTGGACTCATGTTATGGTTTGTTCATTAG
- a CDS encoding respiratory chain complex I subunit 1 family protein, with product MLWIIQIVSVMAIIGLAPLIWGIAQKTKAHFQGRQGPSLLQPYQIFAKTWNKETVVPEGSSWVFRLSPSVNVATLIVIAASIPWAGQVPTNWPHNVLSVFFLLGLERFSVALAGLDSATTFGGLGASRIATIGSGVEPAMLAAFGVLWVVSRHTQIETVAPFFANASPSGFLPWGLAVLSYLFIVIAETGRLPVDNPDTHLELTMMHEATLLEYSGRLLAQEQLAMAMKFTIIIGLGWVWLGPVGPSPWVNVLLHVAEIGSSAMVLAWMESRFVKLRYFHLPRYFTLGAGIGLLGFYLAMSGGVR from the coding sequence ATGCTCTGGATTATTCAAATCGTGTCCGTTATGGCCATCATCGGCCTTGCACCCTTAATTTGGGGGATTGCCCAAAAGACAAAAGCCCATTTTCAGGGGCGTCAAGGACCTTCCTTGCTACAACCCTACCAGATATTTGCCAAAACGTGGAATAAAGAAACAGTCGTGCCCGAGGGTAGTTCGTGGGTTTTTCGGCTCAGTCCCAGTGTGAATGTTGCCACCCTAATTGTCATTGCCGCTTCCATTCCCTGGGCGGGTCAGGTTCCGACTAATTGGCCTCACAATGTGCTTAGCGTCTTTTTCCTATTAGGATTGGAGCGATTCAGTGTTGCTTTAGCGGGTCTCGATTCCGCAACCACATTCGGGGGACTCGGCGCAAGCCGGATTGCCACCATTGGCAGTGGTGTTGAGCCAGCGATGTTGGCCGCGTTTGGGGTACTGTGGGTTGTCAGTCGACATACACAAATTGAAACGGTAGCTCCGTTTTTTGCGAATGCTTCGCCATCAGGTTTTCTTCCTTGGGGACTCGCTGTATTGAGCTATCTGTTTATTGTGATTGCCGAAACAGGACGATTGCCAGTAGACAATCCGGATACGCATCTTGAACTCACGATGATGCACGAAGCGACCCTTTTAGAGTATAGTGGGCGTTTATTGGCCCAGGAGCAACTGGCTATGGCGATGAAGTTTACCATCATTATCGGGTTAGGTTGGGTCTGGTTAGGACCCGTTGGTCCATCCCCATGGGTGAATGTGCTCCTCCATGTGGCGGAAATAGGGAGTTCAGCTATGGTTCTTGCCTGGATGGAAAGCCGGTTTGTGAAATTACGGTATTTCCACTTGCCACGCTATTTTACCTTGGGCGCAGGAATTGGACTTCTCGGCTTTTATTTGGCAATGTCTGGGGGAGTGCGATAA
- a CDS encoding proton-conducting transporter membrane subunit — translation MEVLGLLALGPIGVIVGVMLERTLKRQQTTYVIAIWVTLVLLFTFYKEWSFLAKGHWHWTPILLVMTNLIAMTSAWDSIIWLHEHPEIPSQRYYLGWALFWASLILIAGSSNLAVSWVAIEFSTLASGALILLMGSHQALEAAWKYIVIASVGLALGLVGIIFLYAALQFQDMGWTTLNYMNLAHHYRAIPPIVRTVATILIVSGIGTKVGLVPFHTWLPDAHSEAPSPVSGLLSGVLLGLCLITIERFVTSIILPGGTVLSGYHLLTLFGALSMMVGSLALLVQRDVKRLLAYSSLEQMGIVAVALGIDTPLSRYAALLQLVFHAVVKSTVFYAGGHLSVIYHTKDLDKLVNIRHTHKALVILWALGILALAGIPPLGLAYSEWLILAALWDGHIVLLLIMALSLLLTFVALMYHLLRQLWGSRDLFFPKVSRNNPLVEVKDVKGDVIL, via the coding sequence ATGGAAGTTTTGGGGTTATTAGCTTTAGGACCGATTGGCGTGATCGTAGGGGTCATGTTGGAACGAACTTTAAAACGCCAGCAGACGACATATGTCATCGCCATATGGGTGACGTTGGTGTTGCTCTTCACCTTTTACAAGGAGTGGTCATTTTTAGCAAAGGGTCATTGGCATTGGACGCCTATTTTGCTCGTAATGACGAATCTGATTGCCATGACAAGCGCATGGGATAGTATTATTTGGTTACATGAACATCCGGAAATCCCTAGCCAACGCTATTATCTCGGGTGGGCATTGTTTTGGGCATCTCTCATCCTGATTGCCGGTTCTTCGAATTTAGCCGTGTCGTGGGTTGCTATCGAATTTTCCACACTGGCATCGGGTGCCTTAATCCTTCTGATGGGAAGTCATCAAGCCTTAGAAGCGGCATGGAAATATATCGTCATTGCCTCCGTTGGACTAGCTTTGGGATTAGTCGGCATTATCTTTTTGTATGCGGCGCTTCAGTTTCAAGATATGGGATGGACAACACTAAACTACATGAATCTCGCTCACCATTATCGTGCTATTCCTCCCATTGTTCGAACAGTGGCGACAATTCTCATTGTGAGTGGGATAGGTACCAAGGTAGGATTAGTACCATTTCATACATGGCTACCGGATGCTCATTCCGAGGCACCTTCACCGGTAAGTGGATTGTTGTCGGGTGTTCTCTTGGGATTATGTTTGATCACGATCGAACGTTTCGTTACGAGTATTATCCTGCCCGGTGGGACAGTCCTATCCGGATATCACTTGTTAACGCTATTTGGCGCTTTATCGATGATGGTTGGATCGCTTGCCTTACTGGTCCAACGTGATGTGAAACGGCTACTCGCCTACTCATCTCTAGAGCAAATGGGAATTGTTGCCGTGGCTTTGGGCATCGACACACCGCTTTCCCGTTACGCGGCGTTATTACAGCTTGTTTTTCATGCAGTAGTTAAATCGACCGTATTTTATGCGGGCGGACACTTGAGTGTGATCTACCACACCAAGGACTTGGATAAACTGGTCAACATCCGACATACCCACAAAGCTCTTGTGATTCTTTGGGCTTTGGGAATTCTTGCGTTAGCGGGCATACCGCCATTGGGGCTGGCTTATAGTGAATGGTTAATTCTGGCTGCGTTGTGGGATGGCCACATCGTGTTATTGCTGATCATGGCCCTATCCTTATTATTGACGTTTGTGGCGCTAATGTATCATTTATTACGCCAATTATGGGGATCGCGCGATCTCTTTTTTCCCAAAGTTTCTCGCAATAATCCACTAGTCGAGGTCAAGGATGTAAAAGGGGACGTGATATTGTGA